The DNA segment GCCCAGCGCGTAGCCGGCCAGGATCTCGCCGAAGCGCGCGAACTCCTCGGGAAGGTAGACGCCCTGCACGTAGACGAGGCCGAAGTAGAGCCCGCCCAGCCCCAGCAGCGCGAGCGCCGCCACCGTCAGCCCCGCCACGGACGCCCCGCCGAACGCCACTCGCAGCGCCGGCCCCTCGCCGGCCACGCGCGCGGCCTCGGCGGTGCGCACGTTGGCGCGGGTGGCCGCGAGCACCGACACCCATCCCACCGCCAGCCCCGTGGCCGCCCCCAGCGCGAACGCACCCGCCGTGGCGAGCGACGCCGTGGGCCACAGCAGGAGCGCGGCGACGACGATGAACCCCGCCAGCACCGTGGACTGGCGGCGGAGGAAGGCGTTGGCGCCGTGCTGGATCTGCCCGCCCCAGTCGCGCATCGCCTCGTTGCCGGCGGGCTGCCGGCGCACGTACGCGAAAGCACCCAGCGCCAGCAGGAGCCCCAGCACACCGAGGGGCCAGCCGGTCCATGCGGTGAACTCCGTCAGCGACACGAGATCTCGGGGGATGGGGTTCGGTGTATACGGGCCGACCGGGACCCGGTGAGGCATGGAGCGTACCCGCGGGAGCGGATCAGCCGTTGTAGCGGTTCATGGCGGCTTCCACCCCTTCATCCATCCACGTCCGCACCCCGTCGATCAGGTCGGGAAAGCGGTCCAGGATCGCCTCGCGCGCGGCGCGCGGCGGGGGCGAGAGCACCCAGTCCGCCAGGTCCATCGCCGGGGGCTTGGCGCCCACGCCGATGCGCAGCCGCGGATAGTCCTTGGTGCCCAGCGCCTGCTCCACCGACTTGAGCCCGTTGTGCCCGCCGGGCGAGCCCGTAGCGCGAAAGCGGATCACCCCCGGCTCCAGCGCCACGTCGTCCACCACCACCAGCAGGTCCTTTGTGACGTCGATCGCGTTCATCCGGGCGATGGGGCCCAGCGAGGCGCCGCTGCGGTTCATGTACGTCTGCGGCTTGATCAGGCGCACGGCGTGCGGCTCCATCCGCCCCTGCGCCACCGCCGCGTTCTTGTCCAGCCGGAAGCGGCCGAGCCCCCACGAGTCGGCCAGGGCATCCACGAGCCACCACCCCACGTTGTGCCGCGTGAGCGCGTACTCCTTCCCCGGATTCCCCAGTCCAACGATGACTTTCAGCCCGGCCACTGTCTTCGCTCCGCGAAAGTGCCCAGTGCCCAGTGCTCAGTGCCCAGTGTAGGAAACTAGGCACTAGGCACTTGGCACTGGGCACTTCAGTTTCTTACGTGTTCTCGGCAACCCGCGACGAGATCACCTCCGGCTCGCCGGCCGCCGTGTCCGCGTCGGCCACGGGCTCCACGGTCGGCGGCACCACGGACGCGATCGGCAGATCGCCGTCGGCCAGGATGCGCACGTCGGGGAACGACACGTCGTGCACGCGGATCGACTCGCCCACGCCTAGGTTGGAGACGTCCACCTCGAACGCCTCGGGGATGTTCCCCGGCAGGCACTCGACTTCGAGGTCGTAGATCACCTGGTCCAGCACCGCGCCCTCGTCGCGCACGCCGGCGGGGTTGCCGCTCAGGCGCACGGGAATCTTCATGCGGATCACCTCGCCCGCGTGGAGCTGGATGAAGTCCACGTGAAGCACCTCGGGGCGGTACGGGTGCATCTGCACGTCGCGGATCAGCACGTCCTTCCCCGCGCCGCCGTCCGTCACCAGCGAGATCACCGTGTTCTCCACCGAGATGCCGTGGAGGAGGAGCTCCAGCTCGTGGCGGTCGAGCGCCAGCGGGACGTTCTTGTCGCCATGCCCGTACACCACGGCCGGCACCTTGCCGGTCGCGCGCAGCTTGCGGGCGCCACCCTTCCCCGACCCTGTGCGGGCGGTTGCGTTCAAAGTTGCAGCCATCGTCGTTCTCCCTGAGTGTTCAAGACTCGCACGCGGACATCAAGCCGTCAGCCGGCCGCGCGGGTCACGCCGTTTCGAAGAGCGAGCTGACGGATTCGTTGAAGTGTGTGTACCGCACCGCGCGGGCCAGCAGCTCCGCCACGGAGAGCACGGTGAGCGTGGGGAAGCGCTTCTCCTGGGGGATCGGCACCGTGTTGGTGACCACGATCTCCTTGAAGGGCGCGTTCACCAGCCGGTCCACCGCCGGCCCGCTGAGCAGGGCGTGCGTGGCGCACGCGTACACGTCGCGGGCGCCGCGCTCCTTGAGCGCCCTCGCCGCCTCGGCCATGGTGCCGGCCGTGTCGATCATGTCGTCGGTCAGCAGGCAGTCCTTCCCCTCCACCTCGCCGATGACGTTCATCACCTCTGCCACGTTGGCGGAGGGGCGCCGCTTGTCGATGATCCCCATGCTGGCGCCCAGCCGCTTGGCGAAGCCGCGCGCCATCTTGGCCGACCCCACGTCCGGCGACACCGTCACCAGGTTGGTGAGGTTCTTCTCCCGGAAGTACTTCATGAACACCGGCGCCGCGTACAGGTGGTCCACCGGGATGTCGAAGAACCCCTGCAGCTGGTGCTGGTGGAAGTCCACGCTCAGCACCCGGTCCGCGCCGGCGGAGGTGATCAGGTTCGCGATCAGCTTGGCCCCGATGGCGACGCGCGGCTGGTCCTTGCGGTCCTGCCGCGCATAGCCGAAGTACGGGATCACCGCCGTGACGCGCGCCGCCGAAGCGCGCCGCGCCGCGTCCAGCAGGAGCAGCAGCTCCATGATGTTGTCGGCGGGGGGCACGGTGCTCTGCACGATGTACAGGTCGCGCCCGCGGACGTTGTCGTCGATCCGTACGAAGATCTCCCCGTCCGCGAACCGGGCGGTGGTCACCGCGCCCAGCTCGACCCCCATGCACGCCGCCATCTCTTCGGCCATCGACTTGTCGGCCGAGCCGGAGAGCACCATCATGGAGTTGCTGGAGAGCGCCTCAGTCATCTGCCTGGTCGGTTCTGGTGTGGTTTGGAGCCCGACAGAATAGGCCGCGCGCTCGGCCAGCGTCAAGGAAGGGAAGTGCTAAGTCCTAAGTGCTAGGTGCTGGGTGAAGGAGCGCGCTCACGCACTGCCGCTCAGGACTTAGCACTTGGCACTTGGCACTTCCGTTCCCAAAACAAAACCGCCCCGGCAGCATTGCCGGAGCGGCTTCGTAGTCCCTGACCC comes from the Longimicrobium sp. genome and includes:
- the pth gene encoding aminoacyl-tRNA hydrolase; the encoded protein is MAGLKVIVGLGNPGKEYALTRHNVGWWLVDALADSWGLGRFRLDKNAAVAQGRMEPHAVRLIKPQTYMNRSGASLGPIARMNAIDVTKDLLVVVDDVALEPGVIRFRATGSPGGHNGLKSVEQALGTKDYPRLRIGVGAKPPAMDLADWVLSPPPRAAREAILDRFPDLIDGVRTWMDEGVEAAMNRYNG
- a CDS encoding 50S ribosomal protein L25 gives rise to the protein MAATLNATARTGSGKGGARKLRATGKVPAVVYGHGDKNVPLALDRHELELLLHGISVENTVISLVTDGGAGKDVLIRDVQMHPYRPEVLHVDFIQLHAGEVIRMKIPVRLSGNPAGVRDEGAVLDQVIYDLEVECLPGNIPEAFEVDVSNLGVGESIRVHDVSFPDVRILADGDLPIASVVPPTVEPVADADTAAGEPEVISSRVAENT
- a CDS encoding ribose-phosphate pyrophosphokinase → MTEALSSNSMMVLSGSADKSMAEEMAACMGVELGAVTTARFADGEIFVRIDDNVRGRDLYIVQSTVPPADNIMELLLLLDAARRASAARVTAVIPYFGYARQDRKDQPRVAIGAKLIANLITSAGADRVLSVDFHQHQLQGFFDIPVDHLYAAPVFMKYFREKNLTNLVTVSPDVGSAKMARGFAKRLGASMGIIDKRRPSANVAEVMNVIGEVEGKDCLLTDDMIDTAGTMAEAARALKERGARDVYACATHALLSGPAVDRLVNAPFKEIVVTNTVPIPQEKRFPTLTVLSVAELLARAVRYTHFNESVSSLFETA